ACCAAAGGAACAGAAAGGTCACACACACATCACTGGCGATTCCAGCCCGGGTATACTCCCCACTAACAACCTCAGGCCCCGCCTGGGTCCTGCGTGTACCTTCTGAGTCTCCTGGACAGTGTTAAGGTCAATCTCCAATATGTGGTTCTGCAGCCCACCAACAAGCAGAGTGCTGCTGTCAGTCAGCAGGAGACTGTGCATATCCTCACTCTCATCCAGCCTGTGGGAGAGGAAAAGCTGACGGGCCAGAGTCTCACAAGTTTCCAGTCGTTTAGCCTTCCCACTCTATGAGGGACCCTCTTTCCCAGTCCAGAAGTGAGAAGCCACTCACAGGTAATCAAATATAATGAGACCCCCACGGGTCATATACTTGAGGTTGTTCTTTGTGAGAAAAAGGATGCCATTCTCCAGGCTCTGGATCTGCCGAATGTCATCACTGCCATTGACTTGAAAGGATGAGTAGCGCTCCAAAGCTGGGCCAAAAAATGAAGTGGCATGGCCCTGTAACAGATGAAAAGATGAGACACCTTGAGTGGAGGGGAAGGGCCATCCCAGATACAAATCAGAGACTGGACGTTGCTCAGTTTTTCTCCATTCTTGCCTGGCCTTTCTGGCTGGCAGTGACCAAGGTATAAGGCTGGGCACCAATGTTAGTGATAAAGACACTGATAATATTATCTTATGTTTGTTTAATACTTTACAGAGTACTTTTGTAAACTCTacttcattttatcctcacaatgACCCTGCCAAATAGCTAATGGCTCAGTTGGTTAAAACAGTGTTCAGAAGGTCAAGGACACAGGTCCAATCCTCTATTGGCCAGCTGGCTTTCTTATGTTCCACAGTCAAGTCTAAATCCATGTGGCAAATGTATACGGTGGGTCAGACTACAGCAGAGAGAATGTGAAACTCATTCCACCCTTGGCTCCTATGACATCATTCACTCCTGGTTTCACTCCTGACTCTTAGCTCATACCTTCTCCTTATGTGCAACCCTTATGACCACTCTTGAAATATGGCTATTCCCAGCCCACTATCTTCTCACTCTACTTGGTCTTCTTAGGTAATCTCACCCCATCTCAAGTTTTTAACCTTTCATCTTAAAGCTGATGAATCCTAATTTCCTTCCCTAGCCCGAACCATTGCCTCAAGCTTCAGACTTACACATCCAAATTTCTACTAAACATCTCTCCTTGGATATCCCATAAGAACCCCAACTCCCCACATCCTAAATCAAATTCACCATTTCAATTCTTCCTAATTATATTCCCTATGGTACCATGATCTAGCCAGGAGTAAGTCACTGGTAGCTGACTTaagtcttatttatttacttcctaAATATTTCCCAAATCAGTTCTCATGAATAAATCTCTACAGTGCTTCATTCAGGCCTCCATCGTATTTTATGTGAATTCCTACAATATCCCACAAACTGACTTGAATCCTGACCCATCCCCCTTAAGTCAAACTGTATACTGCTACTTCAGCACTCCACCCAAAATGCAAACCAGACCTTGCCATTCTGGATAAAAATCTTCAGTGGACTGAAGGCTCAAGTCCAAGCTCTTTTAACACAGCATATGAGGCTTTCCAGAACGTTCTCCCCCAGAAATCAGCATGGGTTCCTCTCTCCCTTCTAGACGGGATTAAAATAGACATCCTGGCCTACACTCTGGTCTCTACTCAAATATGACTTTATCAGAGAGACCTCCCCTGACCAACTACCTAAAATAGCAACATCTCCCACCTTTCAATATCTCAACCCTCTTactccactttattttttttaaggatattaagcAACACCTGATGTATCATAAAGGTATTTTTGTTGCCTTTCTAAATGCTTACTCCAAACTTAGACCCCAAAGCAAGGTCTGGCACCTATTAGGTACTCAAAAAGCACTGGTTGAATGAAGACATGTCTAACTCTTTAGCTTCAGCTTACCATCCAATAAACCCTACTTGCTTGTAGTTCCCACACTCTTCAATCACCCTGCTGTGTAATACCTTGGGAATCATTGTTTATCCCACTGTTTTTGCCAAGAGAGCATTTCCCCCTCTTCTTGACCTGACTCCTACTCATCTCTCAAGACTCAGCTCAGGTGTCACTTCCTTCTGGAGATCCTCTGATCCTCTGCTATGCTCACCAACACCCAGTACATATTTTCACACTGGTATTTACTAGTTTAAATCCTAAATTCATAATTATTAAGTGAAACACTTTAATTTCTTATCAATGCCATAAAATTATCTGTTCATGTttttcttcctcccaccccccactgTCCTGTGAATCCCTTGAGGGCAAGGATTATGTTTTATTCCCACTTTATTCCCTGGGCCTAGCCTAGCAGTAGACACTGCCTATTGAAATGAATGTACTACCAAAAAACTTCATTCTTTCCAATGGAAAAACAATTCACACCCTATGGTAGGTAAATTAATAAACCAAGGATACCatgctatttcttaaaaaatcttTGGGCTCCCTAGCATACTGGCAATacagatacacattttaaaaaattaacaatgatAACTGCTCTCAGAGACATTAAAATCAGCCAGAGAAGACAAAATGATTCCATGTTGCAGAAATATGTGTTAAatgttatataattataaaaatggaatACAGGAGGAGCATTAGAGACCGGATTTGTATGGCTATAGGCTAACTGATGGGTACGGTTATCAAGATAAATCAAAGCATGGAATGGGCAAATTGTGGTAGAAGTGGGATGCCTTCTGAATAAGAACACCTATGTAACCCACCTCTGGATCCTGtgactccctccttctccctccactcccctcctctTGGCTTGACTTAAGAGACCCAGGTAATTCTTGTCACCTCAACTTAGTTCTGGCTTCCTATAAAGCAGCTGTCCTTGGGCTAAAACCAGAGAACAGACCTCCAACATCTCCTTTCAGACCTTACAAAGGGGTACAGTTCTTACCCCATGGCTTCCCACCCACAGCATCTCCTCGTGCAAGTCAAAGTGGGAGACGGAGACAGGCACACCCACTTCAGCCACCACACTGTGCAACTCAGAGTAGACACCTTCCATTATGTGCACTGACTCCTGGACAGGAAGAGCCTCTAAGGCCACTCCCTCCGGGTCCAGCTCCACATTCGGTAGCAGACTTGGGTTCAGGTGGGCATCCAGGACAGGATCCAGGGCAGAATGCATGGCCGGGGCATATTCTGCCAGTCCAGGGTCCAGGCTCTCGAAgttcatgatgatgatgatgatgatgatgatgatggcagcAGGTTAGACCTGTGTCACACCCTCCCTTGCCACAGCCCCTTTGGATGCCTGACCCAACCTTCAGCAGAATAGCACCAGTGGACCTAGAATGGACATCCTGACCTGCAAAGGGAAAGAGGTAACTGAGTCAGGGGTAGGACGAGGTACTTGTATTTAGTGTGTTCTAGGTTTTACCAGCAGGAGGGAGATGAAGCAGGCAGATGTGAGAATGCTAAGCAGGGGATGAAGCAGgcaggaaggggatgggaagtcGGGTAGAGGTAGAACTGTTgccccttcctcttctcctctagGCACTCTGTACTCCCCACCACCCCATAGCTAACTTAATCCTTGACTTCCCTTTCACCTCCCTTCAGGCCTCCCACTTGCCTGGTTCATTCCTGAACCAACAGTGGAAGGAGCAGCAACTGCAGGGGTAGGAGTTAGGTAGAGGGAGCTAAAGTGCCTGTTTCCCAGaattaggggtgggggtgggtggttgAGAGGTGAGTACAAGAGAAGTCAGTTTCCTAGAATCCTCTACAATGTTACCCAGGATTCTCCAAGGGAAAATAAGAATGGCCATCTACCCACAATTGGGGCGGAGGTGGGGGGACGTGATGGAAATAGCTAGTTACCCAGAATTCTCTTGGGGAACCAGAAAAATCAATTACCCATAATTCTCCCCCGGCGGCAGCGGGGAGAGGAGGGATTAAGGTAGGGGTCAGATGTGTTCCTGGGATGTTTACGGGGATTGGGTCATTACCAAGATTTCTCCATGGCGGATATTTTGGAGCGCGTGGAATTAAAACGAGTAGGGGGAGAGCAAGCGCCGTCAGCTCCGCGGGAAATTCCAGTTTCCCCAATTCTCCCCCGCGCCTCAGGTTCAACCAAACTCTACGACGGAAAAGACGGCGCACTCCCAGTCTCAGCTTCCAATCAGAAAGGGCTAGGGGCTCACCTCAGCCAATCGGAAGGAGCCAGGTACAGCGCGCGCGCGCaaacaccccccccccgccccgcgaGAAGACGTATGACGCGGAAGCTGGGCAGAAACGAGCTACGGGACGCAATTGAGGACAAACGGAGTCCGCTTCTGTCTGTGTTTGGTCTCGTTAGACAGTAACCTCTTCTCTTCTAGGCCTCCTTTGAACAAAATTAGCCCCAGGCTTGGAAGCCGACTCTTCATGCTCCCTATAGCTTTAAAAACTAGAATAAGGGGAGCCCAAGCCAAAGCATTGGGAATCGACTGCTGGGTATTCCCAGTATGGCCCAGTCCACCCCCTCTTCCTGTGGTGCTCTTGTGAGCGCTCAGCCACCTCCGTCTCTGTTACCCCCGAAACTCGCCGGCATTTCCTATCATTTCCAAGCatgggagagaaaaaaggaagcgGGAGGCAGCCTCCTAACACGGCCCAAGTAGATGCATCTTTTACGGTTTGAAACTCCCATCTGTGATTATTCCCTCCTTAGAGGCCCCGGTAATATTTTCAGGGAACGGGAATCCTCAGCTATCAAGTTCCCCTAGCTCGTGGAGCTGGACATTATTCCCCAGAGGGGCAGAGCAGGGCGAATTTAGATACTTGCATTCCCCCAGCTCTTAGAAGTTTAGCGTCAACACTAGCTCTGAGGAATTCTTGGAGTCTATCTCTGAGCTTGAACTGCTTTGGAATAGATCCAGGTTGTTAGATGTCTCTGGGGCTTTTTAGCTCAGTTTCTAAAGGCCACAGAGAGGGCCTTTTTGGTGAAAGGAATTCCTTATAGAGGATACAGTTTTAAAGCATTTCTCTCTCAATAAAGACTGGTAAATAGACCTTCATAAAAGAATCCAATAATTTAAATTTCCAGGACTCAGACAGGTCTTAGGCTTATTCAGAGGTCATAGATGGAGAAACACCTTAACTCAGAAGGTCTCCCAAACTCAGCTGACTTCACAGGTCCCTAGATTTAAAGTCTCCCAAAAAGACCAGTGCTGAGAGACAGACAGTTCATCTTTAGAAATGTCCATATTGAAGTCGCAAATTAAGAAAGAGGTCACACTGAGAGTAACAGGGCCTGAGATACCAAGGATACCTGGGCTAAATGAGCTGCTTTATTAAGATGCTGTGTTGCCTTACAGAGTCCAATATAATGGAATGACCAAGAATGCAGGTTCTGAAATCTGCAGTACAATTTTGGCCACTTAGTAActctgtgatcttgagcaagttgcttATCTCTgcatctcaatttcctcatctgtaatatggggataataatagtacctatctcattgggtggttgtgaaaattaaatgggtTAATACGTGAAAAGTGCTTAAATCAAGTACTTGGCATAAAGTGAGAGTTGGGTATAAGCCATAATTTTAACCACCTGGGGAAACTTCAGCTGGATTTAGCATCTGGGTATCCAACTGGAAAGGCCTGCATGGGAGTGTCTTGTCAATGTAATTTGCATAACGGTTGCGGTCCTGCTGACGTCAAGGTCTCCTTGCAGCTTCAGGTCAGATCTAGTCCTGGAAGTAGTTCCTGTCACACAACAGTCCCACAGTCGCCCCACCACTCTTGCTTCCTACCCAGCTCCCGAAGCACCAGGAAGTGAAACAAAGCCCCGTGCCTCCAACTCACCCTTGTCCCTCTCATCCCATCCCCCAgggctccacttcctcctcctccttttcaccTTCCATCTCCTATCCTAAAGGGCTCCCAGAATGAGAACCAGAGGTGGTAAAAGCATGGAAGACATTATACAAAAGTGAGGTgatctccccttccccctcccacacCCCACCTCCAAGGTCTTTATTCCGTGTGTATCCACCAATGTAAGAAGAGGCAAACCATTTCTCACTCAAACTGAGATAACCTCTCTAATGCTGGAAATGTTTATCCAAAGAGTGGATTTACCACAGAGTCATATTTGAATCAGAAGTTTCATTGGGCAGTTTTACATAGTCCTAAGGGAAGGAAGACTTTTCTATCAAGGGTAAATTTCTCGGAGAAAAAGGGTCAACCTCTTGGGAAGGCTTTGGGAGCCATCTGTGTGGTCATTCATGGCCTCATTCTGACGTCCAAATTGTCCTGGGACCCTCCACTGGGGTTGGGGCAGTCCCAGATTTGGACCACCCTCCACTCCCACACCCGACCTCACACTCTCAGCTGTTTCACTGAATGTTGCATCAGGGATGGTGATGAAATCAGTGTCAGCGGATTTTACCCATGGATGCAACAGGCTGAAGGACCAGCCAGAGTCATTGACACTGTGCACCTTCAACTACGCAGAACTCCCTGACTTCCTAGCCATGGGGAAGGGACTGGGTGCTGAAATATCTAAGTTGGATTTCTAGCCTTTGCTTACACTGGtgttccccacccccccaaaatcaCCTGAATCCCACAGAGCCCATGACACTTGAGCCACGAAGGCTGAAGAATCAGTTGGTTCTTAGCCACAGCTCTCTCTCCAGCAGCTCTCTAGCCTCCAGAGCGAGACCTGAAGTGAGGGAGCAATAATACCTTATGCTGAACTTATGTGGCTTCCCAGTTCGCAAAGTGTTTTCTTATACATTCTCTCCTAGTGGAAAAAACGCTTccaacagagaaaaagaagcccCTTTATTCTTAGGTTGAGGGCATCAGGTGGGAACCAAACTTCATTCCAAACTGAACTTGCCATTCTATTGTGAGATAAATGAATGCTTCTCTTTTGGTTTTTAACTCAGGCAGGAGGAGGTGAGGAAATCAGAGCTGGTTTGAAGGGAGGGAGAATATAGCTTTGAGAGGCAAAAAGATGAGGGAAAGGTTAAACAGGAAGGAACTTGAgacttaattcatttaaatattcattactccaacccccccccccccgcagccaCTTCGATTCCTGGAGAGCATTACACATAAGTCTCATCccaggcctccagccacagcaaCCACACGACTCATTTCCCCTGGGCTGAGGCTGCATACCTGGGCTCCCCAAGGAGAGGGATGATGCAGGGAGGGGAATCCCACCTGCTGTGAGTCACCTGCTAGTATAAAGGGCGGGTCTTACAATGCAGGGATCTTAAAAAGAGACTCAGACAAGGGGAGAAAATCTACAGGAAGCAGCTCAGAAACTTGGTGCACAACAGAGGGAACCAAACCAGAGACACACAGAACAGAGAGAATCAGGCTCAGAGCAAGGGGAAGTGGACAGAGATTCCACAGGGACTGCAAGGCACGGAGCCAGCCAGATTCGAGAAGCAGGCAACAAGATGTTGGGAAGCAGAgctgtgatgctgctgctgctggtgctgcCCTGGACCACTCAGGGCCGGGCTGTGCCGGAGGGCAACAGCCCTGCCTGGGTTCAGGGCCAGCAGCTCTCACAGCAGCTCTGCACGCTGGCCTGGAGTGCACATCTGCCAATGGGACATGTGGTGAGTGGCAGCCTCTGGGACCAAACAGGAGCCCATCCAAACTCTCCAAGGCTGCAGTGGAAGACTGTGGCCTGGGGTGGAAGCTGGAGGGTTGAAGGCCATCAAGGGGTAAAAGAGGACAAGGGGGTTGGATTCCAGGGGGAGTCAGGGCCTGAGAATCCAGGTGGGGTTTGAAAGTACTTATTTCTTCATTCTTCTACCCCCTCCTCCATTCCAGGATCTACcaagagaagagggagaagatGAAACTACAAATGGTGTCCCCCATATCCAGTGTGAGGATGGCTGTGATCCCCAAGGACTCAGGGACAACAGTCAGGTACTAAGATGAGGCTGAGCCACAAGGAAGAGGGGACTGGGGACAGAACTGGACACCATGGTGAATTTATAAAAGTTGTATTTGTCCTTGTCCATTCAGCCTTCCATAACCACCAACCACAGACTGCGTAATTTATAAACaagagacatttatttctcacagttctagagactgaaagtctgagatcagggtaccTGCATGGCTGagtgagagccctcttccaggTTGCAGACTTCATGTATCCTCACATTGTGGAAGGGATTAGGGAGTtctgtgggtctcttgtataagAGCAATAATCcaattcatgagggctccattctcatgacctaattatctcccaaaggtcCAAACTCCTAATGCCATCATGCTGGGGGTCATATGAATTCTGTGAGGACGCAAATATTCAGGTGTCAACCATGCCTAAGAATGGCAAACATCAGATGGGTCTTCGGTAAATAGAGTGATTAGAAGGTATCTGGTGTTTTTCATGGCTTTCTTTTCTGTCCAGTCCTGCTTGCAAAGGATCCACCAAGGCCTGGTCTTTTACGAGAAGCTGCTGGGCTCAGACATTTTCACCGGGGAGGCTTCTCTGCTCCCCCATGGCCCTGTGGGCCAGCTTCATGCCTCTTTGCTGGGCCTCAGGCAACTCTTGCAGGTATGAGCTAGggatctggggtggggagggcttgCAGGTGTCAGGGCCTGGGGGTTGAAGGATCTAGAATCCTCTCTGATTGTGTCCTGTGTCATTTCAGCCTGAGGGTCACCACTGGGAGACTGAGCAGACTCCAAGCCCCAGTCCCAGCCAGCCGTGGCAGCGTCTTCTTCTCCGCCTCAAGATCCTTCGCAGCCTCCAGGCCTTTGTGGCTGTAGCTGCCCGGGTCTTTGCCCATGGAGCAGCAACCCTGAGCCCCTAAATCCAACAGCTTAAGGGTGGCACCCAGACCTCCATGGCTCAGCAATGCTACAACGAATCTATCAGCTTAGACACCTGTGAGCCCACAAGTTAATCAGTTTAGTAATTTTATGGGGACTTGCTCTGTTGAAAAATTACCAATACTGACTGACTTACGATGCTGCCTTAGGACAAGGTTGAATATTTATTACATGGGAAGGGAAATTTGGGGATTATTTATCCTCGTAGTGGTTTGGGGAGGaggattatttattatatttataatgaaTTATGTACTTTTTTCAATAAAGACTTATTTATGTGGATAGCTGAGTCTACTTTCTAGGCttgttgggaaaaagaaaaaatggaaaaacagggCCAAAGCACTACAAAATATAGCCTTCTACTCTGCAGGGCTATGGTGGAGAGGGATCTTTCCTCATGACTCCCTGGGATGTAGAGTAAATGGGATCTTTTTGGCCTTAATCCCTATATGGCTAAGCAAGTTGAATGAGATCACAGAAGGTTGTGATTAGGAAGCAGGGCTCCGAAGTGTGGCCCTCTTGCTCCCTGACCCAGGGTTTCCTTCCCTGCTTTCTTAGCCAAGAGTATATATTTCACCAAAGACAGTAGTCCCAATCACTACAGGATCAGAAGTTCTGAGCAGAAAGGGCATCCCAGGAAGATGAAGTGTGCACCAGGTTAGCCTTATCAGCTACAAAAATGTTGAAATCCTTCTGTACTAAAAAGCCACTGCCCTGAGCCCTCCAAGTACCTCTGAACTGTCCTGGCCTGCCCCCGAATCCCTATACctcccagcacagcaggcagcctccaGGATCCTTGGAactatggccaacatctgttctGATTCATTGGTGACTCTTTCTTACCCATATTATGCTTCCACCTCTCATTCCAAATCCCAGGGTTAATCCAGCTTTGAAGGGGCACATGCCTGATTTCACATCCTTATGATGTGAGGGGTAGGATAGGCAAAACATATGGAAATAACAGAAGAAACGTAGTTCCTAGTAGTCAGAAGGAATCAGGGGCCCATCCGTGTAGAAATGGCTGGATTGGAAGATGTAAGTTTCGTCCATGTTGTTCTGGCTCGCCAACAGTGGGTCACCATTTGGCATGATTTCATCAATCTTCATACTGTTTCTGAAGACTAGATAGTCCAGAGAAAAAGTCAGGCCCTGATCTTAGGCAAGGAGTTCCCAAACCAGCaggaaaaaaggggggtggggggaaggcagCAGAGGCCTGGCCTGAGAGGTCAGGCAAGGGGAGGCATGTACATTTCCTAATAAAAGCAACCCCAGGGAAATAAGCCTTTCTCCAATAAGGAGCTTAGAGCACAGCCTTTTTCTGTaatgggtgagggaggggagatggGAAAGGGAATGTGTCCCCTCTTCCCTAGCCGCATCTCATCACTTAGTTTCTgggttttttggtggtggggggggaataattaggtttgtttgtttgtctgtctatatttaatggaggtactggggattgactctagaacctcatgcatgctaagcatctaagcatgcactctacccctgaactataccctccccctcatcaCTTACTTTCCATTTCCTCAGTGTTCAAGTGTCTCAGATCGTGGGGCAAATCCGGCTCTGGCACTGGCTGTGAAATACGCGCTAGAAGAGGCTCCTCTTTCAGTCTGGGTCCTGGGCTTGGCTCTGGGACGCTCTGGGACACCTCATTTAGTGTGGGCTCCAACACGGGCTCCAGAGGGGACTCCAGGGCTGGCCCCAGATCCAGCCCTGTCTCCAGCAGCGGCTCCAAGTCCAGGCCCAGCCCTGACTCTGTCCCTGGTACCAGCCCCAGATCCAACTCCAATGACTCCAGTTCTGGCTCCAACTTCAGCTCTGGCGGTTGCTGCAGCTCATCCACCTGTCTAGACACCCCAGTACAGAGAGAAGCAGGGCTCAGTGGTTTAGGTGAAGTGGAGAATGGTAGAGCAAGCAGAGGCTATCTCTCTAGTCGAAAAAGGCAACAGAGCAGATGGCTTAAGAGCCCCGGCTTTGGAGTTAGGCTTACCAGAATTTAAATCATATTATTTACTAGTTTGGTGACGTTAGGCAAAgtgacctaacctctctgagcctcagatttatcatctgtaaaaaggcAACAATACCTCATAGTACTTGAGAGGCAGCATGATGGTTAAAAGCAGGGCTTTGGAAATTGACAGACCTGGATCACTGATTAGCCATGTACCTTGGACATGCCACTTCAACGCACTAAACCTCAGGTTTCTCAGATGAAAACAGTTAATAACAGTGTCTTCTGCCTCATAGGACTATTAAGAAGAttcaataaatgagaaaatgaacacaaagcatttagcccagtgcctggcacatagtaaacttTCATTAAATGTGGCTGTTATCATTACTGACTCAGATGGGTTCCCATatggattaaatgaaaaaaatgttctaaaaaaatCTAGTACCATGCTTGGCATCAAGTAAGTGCCCATTAACAGCAGTGATgatgaccattttttaaaatgtgggtaCTGGAGATTGAGCTCAGGACCTtattgtgcatgctaggcattcactctaccactgagctataccccccgcccccaaccccctGCCGATCAGGACCATTATTATCA
The Vicugna pacos chromosome 12, VicPac4, whole genome shotgun sequence DNA segment above includes these coding regions:
- the LOC140700015 gene encoding interleukin-23 subunit alpha, with amino-acid sequence MLGSRAVMLLLLVLPWTTQGRAVPEGNSPAWVQGQQLSQQLCTLAWSAHLPMGHVDLPREEGEDETTNGVPHIQCEDGCDPQGLRDNSQSCLQRIHQGLVFYEKLLGSDIFTGEASLLPHGPVGQLHASLLGLRQLLQPEGHHWETEQTPSPSPSQPWQRLLLRLKILRSLQAFVAVAARVFAHGAATLSP